The Balearica regulorum gibbericeps isolate bBalReg1 chromosome 5, bBalReg1.pri, whole genome shotgun sequence genome window below encodes:
- the SRSF5 gene encoding serine/arginine-rich splicing factor 5 isoform X2, protein MSGCRVFIGRLNPAAREKDVERFFKGYGRIRDIDLKRGFGFVEFEDPRDADDAVYELDGKELCSERVTIEHARARSRGRGRGRYSDRFSSRRPRSDRRNAPPVRTENRLIVENLSSRVSWQDLKDFMRQAGEVTFADAHRPKLNEGVVEFASYSDLKNAIEKLSGKEINGRKIKLIEGSKRHSRSRSRSRSRSRSSSRSRSRSRSRSRKSYSRSRSRSRSKSRSVSRSPMPEKSQKRGSSSRSKSPSSVDRQRSRSRSRSVDSGN, encoded by the exons ATGAGCGGCTGCCGCGTCTTCATCGGGAGGCTGAACCCGGCCGCCAGGGAGAAGGACGTGGAGAGGTTCTTCAAGGGATACGGCCGCATCCGGGACATCGATCTGAAgagggggtttgggtttgtg GAGTTTGAGGATCCGAGGGATGCAGATGATGCTGTCTATGAATTGGATGGAAAAGAGCTTTGCAGTGAGAG ggtTACAATTGAGCATGCAAGAGCACGCTCTAGGGGTAGAGGCAGAGGGAGGTACTCTGACCGTTTTAGTAGCCGCCGACCACGTAGTGACAGGAG aaatgcccCACCTGTAAGAACAGAAAATCGCCTCATAGTAGAAAATTTGTCTTCCCGAGTCAGCTGGCAG GATCTCAAAGACTTCATGAGACAAGCTGGGGAAGTAACCTTTGCAGATGCACACAGACCTAAGTTAAATGAAGG ggtgGTTGAATTCGCCTCTTACAGTGATTTAAAGAATGCTATTGAAAAACTTTCTGgtaaagaaattaatggaagGAAAATCAAACTAATTGAAGGCAGCAAAAGGCACAG TAGGTCCAGAAGCAGGTCACGGTCTCGTAGCAGAAGCTCATCCAGGTCTCGTAGCCGTTCCCGTTCCCGCAGCCGCAAGTCTTACAGCAGGTCAAGGAGTAGGAGCCGTAGCAAGTCTCGATCAGTTAGTAGATCTCCAATGCCAGAGAAGAGCCAGAAACGTGGTTCTTCCAGTAGATCGAAATCCCCATCATCTGTGGATCGGCAGAGGTCTAGATCGAGGTCGAGATCTGTTGACAGTGGCAACTGA
- the SRSF5 gene encoding serine/arginine-rich splicing factor 5 isoform X1: protein MSGCRVFIGRLNPAAREKDVERFFKGYGRIRDIDLKRGFGFVEFEDPRDADDAVYELDGKELCSERVTIEHARARSRGRGRGRYSDRFSSRRPRSDRRNAPPVRTENRLIVENLSSRVSWQDLKDFMRQAGEVTFADAHRPKLNEGVVEFASYSDLKNAIEKLSGKEINGRKIKLIEGSKRHRSRSRSRSRSRSSSRSRSRSRSRSRKSYSRSRSRSRSKSRSVSRSPMPEKSQKRGSSSRSKSPSSVDRQRSRSRSRSVDSGN from the exons ATGAGCGGCTGCCGCGTCTTCATCGGGAGGCTGAACCCGGCCGCCAGGGAGAAGGACGTGGAGAGGTTCTTCAAGGGATACGGCCGCATCCGGGACATCGATCTGAAgagggggtttgggtttgtg GAGTTTGAGGATCCGAGGGATGCAGATGATGCTGTCTATGAATTGGATGGAAAAGAGCTTTGCAGTGAGAG ggtTACAATTGAGCATGCAAGAGCACGCTCTAGGGGTAGAGGCAGAGGGAGGTACTCTGACCGTTTTAGTAGCCGCCGACCACGTAGTGACAGGAG aaatgcccCACCTGTAAGAACAGAAAATCGCCTCATAGTAGAAAATTTGTCTTCCCGAGTCAGCTGGCAG GATCTCAAAGACTTCATGAGACAAGCTGGGGAAGTAACCTTTGCAGATGCACACAGACCTAAGTTAAATGAAGG ggtgGTTGAATTCGCCTCTTACAGTGATTTAAAGAATGCTATTGAAAAACTTTCTGgtaaagaaattaatggaagGAAAATCAAACTAATTGAAGGCAGCAAAAGGCACAG GTCCAGAAGCAGGTCACGGTCTCGTAGCAGAAGCTCATCCAGGTCTCGTAGCCGTTCCCGTTCCCGCAGCCGCAAGTCTTACAGCAGGTCAAGGAGTAGGAGCCGTAGCAAGTCTCGATCAGTTAGTAGATCTCCAATGCCAGAGAAGAGCCAGAAACGTGGTTCTTCCAGTAGATCGAAATCCCCATCATCTGTGGATCGGCAGAGGTCTAGATCGAGGTCGAGATCTGTTGACAGTGGCAACTGA
- the SLC10A1 gene encoding hepatic sodium/bile acid cotransporter has protein sequence MNKTKGAFESPELWTPSLTQNTSFISVAPPFAFSQQATDKALNAILIVVLFVIMVSLGCTMEIAKITTHLRKPKGVAIAVMAQYGVMPLTAFILGKLFQLSAAESLAILICGCCPGGNLSNIFSLALRGDMNLSIVMTTCSTVLAIGLMPLLLYLYSGGLYEGDLEGKVPYKGIITSLVLMLIPCAIGIILNEKKPQYTGFIIKAGMVVLLLSSAAIIVLSVANVGSGIMVIFSPSLLGSSALMPFIGFLLGYALSAVFKLNDRCRRTVCMETGCQNVQLCSTILKIAFTPEIIGPLYFFPLLYLLFQLGEGLLLILVFRIHDRIKKPNDAAKTICTTVDAVSAQEMKPVSRPCTNSGKPGKHHGQILQQPLSQTL, from the exons ATGAACAAGACCAAAGGTGCCTTTGAGAGCCCAGAGCTTTGGACCCCAAGTCTCACACAGAACACCTCCTTCATCAGTGTAGCACCACCATTTGCATTTAGCCAGCAGGCCACAGACAAAGCCCTGAATGCGATCCTTATTGTGGTCCTCTTTGTCATCATGGTATCTCTGGGGTGTACGATGGAGATAGCCAAGATCACAACTCACCTCAGGAAACCCAAAGGTGTGGCAATTGCCGTAATGGCTCAGTATGGCGTCATGCCTTTGACAGCATTCATATTGGGCAAGCTCTTCCAGCTGAGTGCTGCAGAATCCCTGGCCATCCTCATCTGCGGCTGCTGCCCGGGGGGGAACCTCTCCAACATCTTTAGTCTGGCACTGAGAGGGGACATGAACCTCAG CATTGTAATGACCACATGCTCAACGGTCCTGGCAATTGGACTAATGCCTCTGCTTCTGTACCTTTACTCGGGAGGACTATATGAGGGCGATTTGGAGGGCAAGGTGCCTTACAAAGGAATAATCACCTCCCTGGTCCTAATGCTAATCCCCTGTGCCATCGGCATCATCTTGAATGAGAAGAAACCACAGTACACTGGCTTTATCATCAAG GCAGGGATGGTTGTCCTTCTACTATCATCTGCCGCAATAATTGTACTGTCCGTGGCCAATGTGGGAAGTGGTATCATGGTCATCTTTTCACCTTCCCTCCTGGGATCTTCTGCCTTGATGCCTTTTATTGGATTCCTGCTGGGCTATGCTCTCTCCGCAGTCTTCAAGCTTAATGACCG atgCAGGCGGACAGTGTGCATGGAAACTGGCTGCCAGAATGTACAGCTGTGCTCAACTATTCTCAAGATTGCCTTCACCCCAGAAATCATCGGCCCCCTGTACTTCTTCCCACTGCTCTACTTACTGTTCCAGCTTGGAGAGGGACTTCTGCTGATCCTGGTCTTCAGGATCCATGACAGAATAAAGAAACCAAATG atgcAGCAAAAACAATCTGCACAACTGTGGATGCGGTTAGCGCTCAAGAAATGAAACCAGTGTCAAGACCCTGTACAAACAGCGGGAAACCAGGAAAACACCACGGACAGATTCTGCAGCAGCCGCTCTCGCAAACCCTCTGA